From one Lycium barbarum isolate Lr01 chromosome 6, ASM1917538v2, whole genome shotgun sequence genomic stretch:
- the LOC132600021 gene encoding BON1-associated protein 2-like — MKPLSSSFSRVLEITVISGENLHKNRKQPVKKNAFVNIKTDNSSCNVQTTRMDKEGGSFPAWNEKLIVDLPMHARHLLVEVQCKNSSGIKTVGIARVPTSDFIGGFLPEDYLHFLSYRLRDVKGEKKGIINLSVRVKNAPPRTTNCAAAYSRQWTVEPVAMECKNGSCGVMTGIPIYPGSSLIGLSMMRKL; from the coding sequence ATGAAGCCATTATCATCATCGTTCTCTCGGGTTTTAGAAATCACGGTGATATCCGGTGAGAATCTTCACAAGAATCGGAAGCAACCAGTAAAGAAGAACGCTTTCGTAAATATCAAAACAGATAATTCATCATGCAACGTCCAAACAACTAGAATGGATAAAGAAGGCGGAAGTTTTCCTGCATGGAATGAAAAATTGATCGTTGATTTGCCCATGCATGCACGCCATCTATTAGTGGAGGTTCAATGCAAGAATTCTTCGGGGATTAAAACCGTTGGAATAGCTAGGGTTCCAACGTCTGATTTCATTGGTGGATTTTTACCGGAAGATTATTTGCACTTTTTGAGTTATAGGCTTAGGGATGTAAAGGGTGAGAAAAAAGGGATAATTAATTTATCCGTTAGGGTTAAGAATGCGCCGCCTCGAACAACCAATTGTGCCGCTGCTTATTCGCGGCAGTGGACGGTGGAGCCGGTGGCTATGGAATGCAAGAACGGTTCTTGTGGGGTTATGACTGGTATTCCTATATATCCTGGGAGTTCGTTAATAGGTTTATCAATGATGAGAAAACTTTAA
- the LOC132600023 gene encoding BON1-associated protein 2, with product MKPSSSSFSRVLEITVISGENLHENRKQPVKKNAFVNIKTDNSSCNVQTTRMDKEGGSFPAWNEKLIVDLPMHARHLTVEVQCKNSSGIKTVGIARVPTSDFIGGFLPEDYLHFLSYRLRDVKGEKNGIINFSVRVKNAPPRTTSCAAAYSRQWTVEPVAMGSKNGSCGVVTGIPMYPGSSLIGLSMTRKL from the coding sequence ATGaagccatcatcatcatcgttctCTCGGGTTTTAGAAATCACAGTGATATCCGGTGAGAATCTTCACGAGAATCGGAAGCAACCAGTAAAGAAGAACGCTTTCGTAAATATCAAAACAGATAATTCATCATGCAACGTCCAAACAACTAGAATGGATAAAGAAGGCGGAAGTTTTCCTGCATGGAATGAAAAATTGATCGTTGATTTGCCCATGCATGCACGTCATCTAACGGTGGAAGTTCAATGCAAGAATTCTTCGGGAATCAAAACCGTTGGTATTGCTAGGGTTCCAACGTCGGATTTTATTGGTGGATTTTTACCTGAAGATTATTTGCACTTTTTGAGTTATAGGCTTAGGGATGTAAAGGGTGAGAAAAACGGGATAATTAATTTCTCCGTTAGGGTTAAGAATGCGCCGCCTCGAACAACCAGTTGTGCCGCTGCTTATTCGCGGCAGTGGACGGTGGAACCGGTGGCTATGGGAAGCAAGAACGGTTCTTGTGGGGTTGTGACTGGTATTCCTATGTATCCTGGGAGTTCGTTAATAGGTTTATCAATGACGAGAAAACTTTAA